From the Gossypium hirsutum isolate 1008001.06 chromosome A02, Gossypium_hirsutum_v2.1, whole genome shotgun sequence genome, the window CAATTGCGGTGACCGAAGATGCAATATCTTTGACATCAGCTGCTTTCAAAGAAGTCAATGACAATCTCATCACAGCCTTGAGTAGagcaatataatgataactttTCTGCATCAAAGGATGTATTTAGGCAAAGTGAGAACTTCCTCAATACAGTGACAATGCAAGGAAAGAAAGATTGTTAAACTCACCTCATATGGGCGAAGCTTGTGAGAAATAAGCTCAGCATACTCCACAAAGTCACTTTCAGATTTGGGAATAAAATTATCAAGAGTCTTATCATCACCTTTCTTGGAAAACAGTTCAGTAGTTGATTTATAATCGGCTTCTTCCACAAGCCTATAATAGAAAGCAAAATGTCAGATCATGGCACCTTACTGACAAAAagcaatgaagaaaaaaaaaatcacctttagatatatacacatatatacacacacacaaaaGTAAAAAATGGGTGGAGGATAACAGTAAGACTTTAGCTAATCTAGAAACAAACTACAACGAAATAGTTCTAAATAGAAGTCAGCAAATTTAAGTTCTAGCAGCCATATTATGCTGTAACACCCACAACGACGACAAAGGAAACCCCTCCATGTCATCAATGTGGaagctaaaaatattaaatttctacCTTTGCTGGCGAAGTTTCTCAGCCACTGGATCAAGGGGCTCTTCTTTAGCTACTTCAAcagcttttcctttcttttcagtaGCTTTTAATGCAGCCTTTTTTGGGGCCTTTTCTTCTGGAGCTTTTGTAACAGGTTGCTGATACCAATTAAGGAAAAATGAATGAATACATGCAAATAATCTTACTCCATCAGATATACAACACAAATA encodes:
- the LOC107933246 gene encoding eukaryotic translation initiation factor 3 subunit J is translated as MEDWEDEIPPLPAKEQLKSKWDDEDIDDSDIKESWEDEDEPAPPPQPVTKAPEEKAPKKAALKATEKKGKAVEVAKEEPLDPVAEKLRQQRLVEEADYKSTTELFSKKGDDKTLDNFIPKSESDFVEYAELISHKLRPYEKSYHYIALLKAVMRLSLTSLKAADVKDIASSVTAIANEKLKAEKEATTKKKTVGKKKQLHVDKPDDDLVVAAYDDIDDYDFM